AGCATGACGGCCTCGCTGCAGTCCGACAATGCTGTCCGGCGCTCCCCGACGGTTGGCAGCTCGGCAATTTCACACAGCTTTTTCACTATATTGATAAAACTCTGGTCATTCTTGATCAGGTCGCGTCTTCCGAAATTGAAAAGAACTCTGTGTTTCGTGGTGCCGCTTTCCCAGTAAGATTCAACCAGCTTGATGTATTCGTAATTCTTGCTCTTGGTCGTTTTTATAAACACATGATCACCGCCTGATATGGTTTTTACATACCAAGCGTACCAGTTTTAAATAATATTATCAATATCTATCAAGGTATTTTATAAAATAAGTTGTACCAGGTTTTTTGAAATTATTTTCAGCGACCCTTGATTCATGCGGGTTTCAGGGTTTTCTTCCCCCATTTTTGGCTCCCAAGTGTCAAACTCGGGAATTATCCTTCCGCAACGCGCAAATTTTTTGAATTTTTGGGTAGATCGCCAGGATTTAGTAGTACCATGGGAAACTGTAAAAAAAATTGGGAGCGAAGTAATCATTGTAGAACTTGACCGAACATATACCCTTCACAAAAAGTATTTCTAAAAACCAGTCGGACCAGTCAGAGATTTAGGCCGGGTTTTTAAAGCCCGGGTTTTTGTTTGTTTTTGCAACCGAAATCACTATTATTGACAGGAAGCCCCGTTTATACGAGAATATAAGGCAAGATCATCATCAGGGGAGATTTTTCTAAAGATGAAAGGATGAGTTTAAGGTGAGCGAAGAAATTCGGGTAGTTGTTACCGGAGCTGCCGGGAGGATGGGGCGAGAAGTAATTAAGGCCGTTCTTAAAGAGCAAGATTTAAATCTAGCCGGAGCAATAGATATCAAAGCGGTTGGAACAGATGTAGGGGAAATGGTCGGCTTACCAAAAAAAGGGGTTACAGTTCAGCCGGAGTTGCGTAAAGTTTTAGAAAATACTCGTGCTCATGTTTTAGTTGACTTTACGAACCCCCAAGCTGTAATCAGGAACGCCAAAACCGCCCTCAACAACGGTATTTCTCCGGTGATTGGTACAACTGGATTAGATGAGGTAGAGATTGAGGAACTTCGAAAAGTTGCCGAAAGGACCGGCCTGGGAGTCTTAATTGCTCCAAACTTTGCGTTAGGCGCGGTTCTCATGATGGATTTTACCCGTCGTGCAGCTCGTTATTTTAAACATGTAGAGATTATTGAGCTTCACCATGATCAAAAAATTGATGCACCTTCGGGTACTGCTCTTAAAACCGCCCAAATGATCGAAGCAGAAAGAGAGCCTTTTCGCCAGGGGCACCCAGATGAGTATGAAAAAATCCTGGGAGTAAGGGGTGGAGAGTGGAAAGGAATTAGAATTCACAGTGTCCGCTTACCAGGTCTGGTGGCCCATCAGGAGGTAATTTTCGGTACTCTTGGACAGGTACTCACCATTCGCCATGATTCCTTAAGTCGAGAATCCTTTATGCCAGGAGTCGTCTTAGGGATTAGAAGAGTTCGGCATTTGAAAGGAGTGGTTATCGGATTAGAAAACATTTTGGACTAGAGTTTTAAAATTTTTAAAGCACGTCTGAGGAGACGAGCCAAATAGCACCTTCTTCCCTCCTCACTCATATACTGTAAACGCCAAGTAACATGTGAGTAAAGGAGGGGAGTACGATGGGCTTGGATCTAAGTGGGATTGAAATTGCAGTTGTAGGAGGAGATAAACGTCAACTGTATTTAATCCCGGAACTTATCCGTTTAGGTGCACATGTTACTGCTGTTGGATTCCCCCCCTGTCCAGAATTGAGCCAGGTCCAACTGTCTGAATCCCTCGAAGCTACCGTAAAAAATGCCCGTGTTGTCATTTTGCCTATTCCAGGTATAGATCCCGAAGGAAGGATTAAAACCCTTGACGCGAACTGCCTCCTAATTTTTACTCCGGGGATTGCAAAACTTATTCCGCCGGGAACTCTCGTTATCATTGGCTGTGCAAGAGAAATTTTACGTAAGTGGGCAATTGAATTCGGGTGGAAGCTGATCGAAATAGCCGAGTTAGACGAAGTAGCAATTTTAAATGCGATCCCCTCCGCTGAGGGTGCCCTTCAAATCGCAATGGAGCAGTTGCCGATTACAATTCATAATAGTAAATCTTTTATCCTTGGATTTGGCCGCCTGGGGAAGACCCTGGCACGAATGTTACAGGGTATTGGAGCGCAGACAACAGTAGTTGCACGAAAGCGTGCGGATCTGGCTCGGATTTTTGAAATGGGTTGCCGCCCGATCTCGTTTACCCAATTACCTCAAGTAATTTCTGGGGCCGAAATAATTTTTAATACAGTACCGGCTTTAATCTTGGATGAACAGATACTTTCTTTGCTGCAAAAGGATGTTCTGATTATCGACCTTGCGTCGCACCCAGGAGGCACTGATTTTGCTGCCGCAAAAAGATTGGGTCTTCAGGCAATCCTTGCACCTGGCTTGCCTGGTAAGGTAGCACCCAAGACGAGTGGTCAGATCCTTGCCCAAGTTATTCCCCAACTTATTCTCTGTGAATTATCCGCTTGATGTTCAGTAAATTAGCCCTTGGTTGCTGAGAATAGGTTAAGGGAGGTGCTTGGAATGCGTCTCAAGGGAATACGTATAGGTTTTGTGGTAACAGGTTCTCATTGCACCATTGAAAAAATTCTCGGGGAAATTGAGAGACTTGTTGCAGAAGGAGCAGACGTTTTTCCTGTCGTTTCCTATTCTGTGAGCACAATGGATACACGCTACGGGAAAGCTTCCGATTGGTGTAAGAAACTTCAGGAAATCACGAAAAAGGATTTAATTAAATCAATTGTTGAGGCGGAACCGGTCGGACCGGGTAAATTATTTGATATTCTGGTTGTCGCTCCTTGTACAGGAAATACCCTGGCCAAATTATCAAATGGAATTACCGATACCCCCGCTTTAATGGCGATCAAAGCCCATTTGCGAAATCAGCGCCCAGTTGTTATTGCCGTTTCTACAAATGACGGGCTTGGTTTAAATGCTCAAAATATCGCAAAGCTACTGAATTCCAAAAATATTTACATGGTGCCTTTCGGCCAGGATAACCCGGTTGTCAAACCAAATTCTCTCGTTGCACGCATGGAAAAAATTTTTGATACCCTTTGTGCGGCCTTAGATGGAAAGCAAATCCATCCTGTTTTAGTAGAATATAGCACCAATTAAATCGGATAGGCAGGAGGACGCTGTGCTTTTTCGTCAAAATACATCTAGTAAATAATTTCAGGAGGGAACCTAATGGCAAAGAACTATCAGGTTGCTGTAATTGGAGCCACAGGAGCGGTTGGCCAGGAGATTCTTAAGGTCCTCCAGGAACGCAATTTTCCTGTTGCAGATATCAGGGTAATGGCAAGCCCGCGGTCTGAAGGAAAGAAAATTAAATTCGGGTCTGAAGAACTTACCGTCCAGGCGGCAAGACCCGATACTTTTAAGGGTGTTGAAATCGCCTTTTTTGCAGGGGGGCCCATAAGTAAGGAGCTTGTTCCCGAAGCTGTAAACAAGGGTGCGGTAGTGATTGATAACAGCAGTACTTTTCGGCTTGAACCGTGGGTACCCCTTGTCGTCCCTGAAGTTAATCCTGAAGATATCGACACTCACCAAGGTGTGATTGCCAACCCCAACTGTTCCACAATTATTTTAGTTGTACCTCTCAAACCAATTCATGAAGCGGCCCGGATCAAGAGAATAGTTATCTCTACCTACCAAGCAGTTTCAGGGGCAGGAAGAGAAGCCATTGAGGAGCTACTTTCGCAAACAAAACAGGTACTGGCAGGGGAGCCGGTTCAACCTCAAATCTTCCCATATCAAATCGCTTTCAACCTCATCCCCCATATAGACACTTTCGGAGAAAACGGTTATTCGCGCGAGGAAATGAAGCTTCTCCTGGAAACACAGAAAATTCTTCACGATCAGGAAATCAAAATTACTGCAACAACGGTCCGCGTGCCTGTAATTCGGAGCCACTCAGAATCGGTAAACATCGAAACCGAAAAAAAGCTCACGCCAGAAGAAGTCCGGGAAATTCTGATTCAGGCTCCCGGCATTATTGTCCAAGACGATTTACCCAATTTACAGTATCCAATGCCATTATCTTCTTCCAACCGCGATGAGGTTTTTGTGGGAAGAATCAGAAGCGATTTTTCCCACGAGCGAGCGTTAAATTTATGGATTGTAGCAGATCAATTGCGAAAAGGTGCAGCAACTAATGCCGTTCAAATTGCAGAAATTCTCGTTAACCGCAATTTACTTTAAAAAATTCTTCAAGAGGGGTGACAGATATGAAGGATTTCGGTCGCGTGTTAACCGCAATGGTTACTCCTTTTACAGAAAATGGCGAGGTAGCTTATGAACAGGCTGCAACCCTGGCGCGCCATTTAATCAAGACAGGATCGGATGGCATTGTTGTTTCAGGTACTACCGGTGAATCACCTGTTTTGACGAAAGAGGAAAAGGGAAAGCTTTTTGCTGTTGTGAAAGAGGCCGCAGGAGATCAAGCAACTGTAATCGCCGGCACTGGTTCGAATGATACAAGAGCTTCCATTGAACTAACTAAAATTGCTGAAAAGACGGGCGTAGATGGAATCATGCTGGTTACTCCCTATTACAATAAGCCGAGTCAAGAGGGGTTGTACCAGCATTTTAAAGCTATCGCACAGGAAACCAGTCTCCCAATAATCGTATATAATGTACCCGGGCGGACGTCAGTTAACCTTTTACCGGGAACACTTGTAAGATTAGCAGAAATCGATAACATCGTAGCCGTTAAAGAAGCGAGCGGAAACCTCGATCAGGTGGCCGAAATTAAACGTACAACACCTCAAAATTTTATCATTTACAGCGGAGATGATTCCCTTACCCTTCCAATGTTGGCACTTGGCTGTTACGGTGTAATCAGTGTTGCCTCTCACGTGGCAGGAAAATTAATTAACAAAATGATTAATTCTTTTGTTGCAGGAAAAATAGAAGAGGCAAAAGAAATTCACTTGAAAATTTTTCCTCTTTTGAAAGTTTTATTTATTACCACAAACCCCGTCCCCGTTAAAGCCGCCGTTAAACTAATCGGAATTGACGCCGGACCACCGAGGCTCCCCCTGGTAGAGGCTACAGTTCAAGAAGTGGAAGCCATCGGCAAAGTAATGAAAGAGTTAAAACTTATCGATTAGATGAGGAAATGTTCCACTTGCCCTTGTAATTTAAGTTACTTCAAAGTATAATAAAAAAGAAGGGAACGGCTGTACTGGTGACGGTAACCTACCTTCCGAAATTGCAAGGTAGGTTTTTTCATTTAAAATTTTTCATTTAAAACCTACTGTATTAAACTGTAAGTAATTAAACTGTATAGAAACGGAGGTGAATAATTGAAAGAAGGAAATTCTGTTCTAATCATCCCTCTTGGAGGACTTGGTGAGATCGGTAAAAATATTATGGCCTTAAGAATTCACAACGATATTATCGTCATTGACTGCGGACTCATGTTCCCTGAAGATGAAATGCTCGGAATTGATCTGGTAATTCCAGATATCTCATATCTCCTTGAAAACAGAGAGTATGTCCGGGGAATCATTTTAACTCACGGTCACGAAGACCACATCGGGGCACTCCCGTATATTTTAAGAGAACTTAATGTACCGATATACGGAACCAGGTTAACGCTTGGTTTACTCGAAGCAAAATTAAAAGAAAGCAATTTCGCAGAACCAATTAACACCTGGTGTATAAACCCAGGTGAAGCCTTCAAGCTCGGGCCTTTTCACGTTGAATTTATCCGGGTAAGCCACAGCATCGCCGATGCAGTTGCCCTGGGAATTAAAACTCCCTGCGGAACCATTGTCCACACCGGAGACTTCAAATTAGATCAAACACCGGTGAATAATGAAACAATAGATTATCATAAATTTGCAGAGCTTGGCAAACAGGGAGTACTCGTTCTTTTATCGGACAGCACAAATGTTGAAAGGCCGGGTTATACTTTATCTGAACGTGTAGTGGGGGAAACCTTTGAAGAAACGTTTCGAAATGCAAGTGAGCGCATCATTATCGCCAGTTTTGCATCTAATATTCACCGCATTCAGCAAGCGATCACCACTGCCTCTAAATTTAACCGAAAGGTGGCAGTGGTTGGACGAAGTATGATTAACGTTGTGAATATTGCGTCGGAATTGGGATATCTTGAGATTCCCCCGGGAACGCTCGTAGACCTTGATGAAATCGAATTATTTCCCAAGTACAAGGTTGTAATTTTAACCACAGGAAGCCAGGGCGAACCCATGTCCGCTTTAACAAGAATGGCGATGTGCGATCATAAAAGAATTGAAATTATCCCCGGCGATACCGTGATCATTTCAGCGAGCCCAATTCCGGGAAATGAAAAATTAGTCCACCGGACGATTGATCATTTATTCCGGCAGGGAGCAGAGGTAATTTACGAACCCTTTTCCGGGGTTCACGTTTCCGGCCATGCGAGCCAGGAAGAGTTAAAATTGATGCTAAACCTGGTTAAGCCTAAGTTTTTTATGCCAATCCATGGAGAGTACCGGCATTTGATTAAACATGCCCAGCTTGCCAGGGAAGTAGGAATTCCCCCGTCAAATATTTTTGTTGCTGAGAATGGACAAGTCCTCGAATGTAACCCTGAACGGGGAGCAATTATTGGAAGGGTAACTGCAGGAAAAGTCCTGGTAGATGGTTTAGGCATTGGAGATGTAGGGAATATTGTTTTGCGAGACCGGAAACAACTTTCCCAAGATGGAATTTTTATCATCGTGGTAACAATTAATAAAGAAACAGGTGCTGTCATCGCGGGCCCCGATATTGTATCAAGAGGATTTGTTTATGTGCGGGAGTCCGAAGAATTACTTGAAGAAGCGAAAGAAAAAATCCGCGACATCTTGAAACACTGCGAAGAACAGCAAACAACGGAGTGGGCTACAATAAAATCTTATATGCGAGAAACAGTGGGTAAGTTTCTTTACGAGAGAACCCGGCGCAGACCGATGATTCTACCGATTATTATGGAAGTATAATAAAAATCAACATCTCCTATCCGCGCCAGACAATTTTGCAGTCCGGACAGCCTTTCCCGGCCCAAAATCTTTCTTTTTCTTCTTCGCTGAATAAAAAGTGAATCCGGGACACGGACCAGATTACACCGCAAATAGGACAGATCACGGAATCGTTTTTGCCAATCAAGGAAATGCCATCAAACTGTTCAGGAAGATCTCCTTTTATGAACAAGCGAACCCCTCCTCAGGAAAAATTGATAGGCATTTAAGCACTTAAAGGAACCCACGGATATTATATCAAAGATTTAACAACAAACAGGATCGCTTTAAGGAAACAGGATATTTTTGCGAAATTAACCCTGAGGCTGAGATCGAACCTTTTTCAAAAAAACAACGCGTGAGAAACTACGATTTTTAGGTAGGAATGAACGATTTTCCCTACACCTATTCCTGTAGGTTGGATTACTAAAGTTATTCCCGAACACTCAATTTCCTGGTAAGAGGGGACATTTTCCTCTGAGGCCCAAATTAGCTCAAGGGGAAGAGGAGTATAAAGGATCACTGAACTATCCCCCCTTCTCTTTTTGATTCTTTGATTAATTCTTGTAACTTCCTGACAGCCTCTCCAAGGCCCCCGACCTCATCAATCAGTCCTACTTCTACCGCATCTTGCCCGACGAGGACAGTTCCGATGTCGCGAGCCAGTTCACCCGTCCGGAACATTAATTCCCGAGGAATAGATTCCTTGACCGGGCGGTTATCCGGGTGGACTACTCGGAGTCTCATTCTGATGGTCTGATTGGACTGCCATTCAATTGTGACCAATTATATTAAAATCATCTGGGTTTTTACCGAGTCAAGAATCTTGGCAGGATTTTTTTACCTGAATGTAGTACTAAATACATTAGTGTATTTCTTATCTCTGGAGGAGAGAAATGGTGGAACTCAAGCGCGGCTTCAGAACCTCCGAAGTTTCCAGACTGACCGGGCTGACTCCCAGGCAGTTGGACCATTGGGATAGAACTGGTCTTCTTAAACCAAGCTTGGCTGGCGCTGCGGGTAAGGGGAGTACCCGGTTTTATTCTTTTCTGGACGTAGTGCAGCTCCGGGTTGCCAGAGAACTTAGAGCAGCAGGAGTTTCTCTACAAGCTCTAAGGCAGGTTATCGAGTACCTGAGGGCAGAAGGACTGAAACAGCCGCTGGCTGAAGCTAAGCTTGTGGTCAGCGGGAGCGATATCTTGCTCGTCAGGGGGCAAAGCGAATTAGTTAGTGTCTTGAACGCGCCCGGGCAGGGAGTGCTGCAGTTGGTTCTTGATCTGCCAAGGATGGTAAAAAAGGTGGAGCAAGAAATTGCAAAACTAAAGGAACCTGCCTAGTTCGTACAAAAGCGGTTATCCAGGAAAGAGGGTGGGTGGCGCATGGCGACCAGAACGGCTTCTTTTGGAACCCCGAAAAGAGAGGGCCATGACGCTTCGGTTTTCTACTCCAGGAGTCTTTACCAGATAGATTTTGCATCCCTCCACCGCTTCCTTGTCGGGGCCTGTGCTGCTCAAGAAACAGGTCATCGAAAAAAGAAAATTCCTCCTAAGCCCTTGCAAGATTGGAGCGACCGGATTTACTGCCATACCTCCGAAGATATGCGCCAGATCCCCGACGCAAGCGTTGCCCTGGCCTTTACTTCACCTCCCTACAATTCCGGAAAGGAATACGACCAGGATCTGAACTTAAGCGCATATTTTAGCCTGGTTGCCCGGGTCGGTGCGGAGGTTTTCCGGGTTTTAAAACCAGGAGGCAGGTACGTGATTAACATTGCCAATCTCGGGCGTAAACCCTATCTCCCCATGCACGCCTATTTTTACCTCGTTCATGCCAATTTGGGTTTCCTTCCCGCCGGGGAAATCATCTGGCAGAAGGGAAAGGGCGCCAACGGTTCCTGCGCCTGGGGAAGCTGGCTTTCTGCCCGGTCACCCCGGCTAAGGGACATCCACGAATACCTGCTGGTATTCGTCAAAGACCTTTTTGAACGCCCGGACCGGGGGAATTCCGACATCTCGCGGGAAGAATTCATGTCTTCCACTTTATCTATCTGGGAAGTGGCGCCGGAAGTCTGCCAGAAGAGTTGGACATCCTGCTCCCTTTCCGGTGGAACTGGCAAGCAGGGTGATCGGGCTTTATTCCTACGTTGATGACGTTGTTCTTGACCCCTTTTGCGGGTCCGGAACCACCTGCGTTGCAGCCAAAAGGCTGAACAGGCACTGGGTTGGCTACAACGTCGTAACAGAATACTGCACCCTGGCCGAAGAACGCCTGGCGAAAGAAGGGTAAAGATGCCGAGTTTAAAGACTGAGTGCACAGAGCTGGCAGTGGCTTTTGGAATCCTGAATAGAGAACCCTTAAGCGTGGATCCCGGCGAACTGAAAGCGCTTTTTGAAGGAACACTAACACCCGAAAAATTTCTGGATTTTCGTAAAGAGTATGCTGATAGTCGATCCGGGCTGTATGAGACTCTTTTTTGTTTGGGACAGAATATCCGCCAGCAACATAGCCCTTTTAGTGCTGTCAAAAGCCTATTCTGGAACGGCCCTAATAGACTTGCTCCTTCCGTATCTTCATCTCAGGATTTAGTGGTCTTGGGGTCAGTAGCCATCAGTGTTAAAGTCGGTAGTAATGTCGTCTATAACCTTTCCCCTCCGAATCTTTTTGAGAGAGTCCCCCGTGGTCAGGCTTTTATCTCAAGAGCAGAAAACTGGTTCTTGAAATGCGCAGGACAAGAGCTACAGGAGTTGTACGCTATTCCTGCGCAAACTCTTCGTGATTTACCTGATGCACTGGTTATAGCTTTTTTCCAGGCAATATCAGGCAGAGAAAACTACTCTGTTTGGTTCTACTTAAATCCCGGTTACGAAGTTAGTTCCCGGGTTTGTTCAACCCTTTAACCATCAAGGGGGTTTTTGTATATGTCTGGCATTAGTTTCGACAGCAAGAAATTTTCCCGGCGGTCGCCAATTTAAAGACAGCTCAGAGCCTAAAGTGTAGGCTAATGCTCAACTACTCCTGGAGGTTAAGCCAGGTGACGACAATGCACCTAATGTTAAGTACGCCGATATGTTCTTCAAGTTCCAGCGGGAGACGTGGAAATAAGGTAAGGCCCTGTAGGGAGTAGCGGGCACACCGGCGGGTGGCTGTCAGGGCTGCGGTTATTTCACATCATGGATGGCTCTGACTATCTGCCAGGACTATCGCATAAATATATGAGTATCCTGCAGACGGGCCGACGGTCTACAGCACGAGAAATTTCGGTAGGAGAAAGGAGGGAGCGGCATCTCCCACAGGCGTAAGCCGGGGTTTCCAATGCCGCATGACTAAGTGAGTGGAGCGGATATCCACCATCGCCTGGCTACGGCGGCACAGTGGTTGGAAGAGAAACGAAAGCTACTGCACAGGCTTGAGCATACCCGGATGATGGTAGCGGTCGAAAGGGAACGAACCGCTAACCTAAAGAAGCGACTGGCTTCCGAAGAAAGGGACCTTAAGCGGCTAGACGGGCTGTCGCTGGTAAATCTATTTCATACCATACTCGGCAACAAGAAGGATGCCAGGCAAAAAGAGCGGCAAGAATACCTGGCCGCCAAGCTCAGTTATGATGAATCCTGTGATACCCTGAAGGCCCTGGAAGCCGAGCTGGAGAACCTGGAGATGGAAGTTGAAGCCCTCGGGGATCCGGAGCAGGAATATAAAGCCGCCTTGAAAGAGAAGGAGAGAATTTTACTCCAGTCTGGCGGGCCTGCAGCCCGGCGACTTTTTGAACTTGACGAACAGGAGGGGCGCCTGACTGCCACTCTGAAGGAACTGAGAGAGGCGATCCAGGTCGGAGAAAAGGCCGCGGAGGCTCTGAGAGATGTGGAGAATAGCCTGAACAGCGCCCGCAACTGGGGAACATGGGACCTCCTGGGGGGCGGCCTGCTGGCCACGGCGGTGAAGCATTCCCGCATTAACGACGCCCGAAGGGATGTCCACCGCGCCCAGCAACTGCTGCGCCTATTTGAGCGAGAGGTGGCCGACGTCCAGGATGAGATAAAGATCGAGATCGGTGGGCTGGCTACCTTTGCGGACTTTTTCTTCGACGGGCTGATTGTTGACTGGGTGGTGCAGTCAAGGATACACAGATCGCTGGAAAGCACCAGGCAGCAGAGGGCGAGAGTGCAGGATGTTGTAACCCGGTTGCGGCAGATGCTGAAGGAAACCCAAAGCAACTTGAAGAAAATTAACGAGCAGAGAAGGCAGATTATAGAAAATGCATGAGGCCCTGGTTTCTCCTGGATGTGTATATGTTGAGTCATTACCTTGTCAGGTAGGGATTTTTTAAGAGCTGTAAATATTGAAATTGAAAAGCGATACTTCCCGCCCCGGTTGGTATTCGGGTTTCAGATAAACACCGGGGTTAGAGCTTCTGATTTGAACGATTTTCCCTACACCTATTCCTGTAGGTTGGATTACTAAAGTTATTCCCGAACACTCAATTTCCTGGTAAGAGGGGACATTTTCCTCTGAGGCCCAAATTAGCTCAAAGGGAAGAGGAGTATAAAGGATCACTGAACTATCCCCCCTTCTCTTTTTGATTCTTTGATTAATTCTTGTAACTTCCTGACAGCCTCTCCAAGGCCCCCGACCTCATCAATCAGTCCTACTTCTACCGCATCTTGCCCGACGAGGACAGTTCCGATGTCGCGAGCCAGTTCACCCGTCCGGAACATTAATTCCCGAAATTTCTCCTCGGTGATCCGGGAGTGCTTGGCAACAAACCGGACTACCCTGTCTTGCATCTTATCTAAGTACTCATAGGTTTGGGGGACCCCTATGACCAAGCCGCTCAATCTAATTGGATGAATTGTCATTGTTGCTGTTTCAGCAATGAAGGAGTGTTGAGCACTCACCGCAACCGGAACTCCAATCGAATGACCTCCCCCTAAAATCAGAGAAACTGTAGGTTTAGACATACTTACGATCATCTCCGCAATCGCAAGCCCCGCCTCTACGTCTCCCCCTACAGTATTTAAAATAATGAGAAGTGCTTCAATTTCGGGATTTTGCTCAACAGCCACAAGTTGGGGGATAATATGCTCGTACTTCGTAGTTTTATTCTGCGGGGGAAGTACCAGGTGCCCCTCAATTTGACCCACGATTGGAACACAATGAATATTAGTTTTTACATTCGGAATGTTTAACTGTCCAAATTCTTTAATGGTATCGATTTTCCTTACCCCTTGCGTTGTTTTACGTTTTCTTGGCTCACGCGTTGCCCCTGGATCTTGTGGTTGATTTTGGAGCTTCATCGGTATTCCCTTCTTATAATTTTCTAAATTTTATTATGTGTCCTCTTTCATAAATAATTCGCTATTTTGCTCTTGGAGCAAAAACATATTTTCCTCTTATGTGAAAAGTGTTATAATTTGGGAAGAATGGAAGGAAACAAAGGAGGAGAACTGTGGCTCCTAAAGTTAAACAAGAAGCACATATAACCCACAAAAAATTAAAATATGAAATTATGGGATTATTAATGTTAGCCCTCGCGGTTTATGTTTTCTTAAGTCTTTATACTCAAACAGGTATCATTGGTAATTTGCTTAAGCAGTTTCTTGTTATTACAACGGGAGAAGTGGGCGCTTTCTTTGCTCCCGGGCTGCTTGCGTTTTTTGGCTTTAACTTGTGTTGGAACAGAAAACCTTTAACTATGAATCCCCTTGTAGGGGGTGTTTTACTTTTCTTTTTAATCCTGGTAACAGCGTGTCATCTCCTTCCCTTTCCACAATCTTTAGCCAGGAATGAAGTGATCAAATTTTTATGGTCAACGGGGCTCAAAGGTGAAGGAGGAGGCATTTTAGGTGCCGCTTGTAGTATCTCGGCAGTTTTTCTTTTAGGGCAGACAGGGGCCATTATCTTCATGATCGCCCTCTGCGGAATTGACCTCGTTCTCCTTACGGGTATATCTACCAAAAAACTTTTTCGATCTTTCGGAAGTACGTGTTTAAAAATCGGATGTCT
This window of the Bacillota bacterium genome carries:
- a CDS encoding IS1634 family transposase, which gives rise to MFIKTTKSKNYEYIKLVESYWESGTTKHRVLFNFGRRDLIKNDQSFINIVKKLCEIAELPTVGERRTALSDCSEAVML
- the dapB gene encoding 4-hydroxy-tetrahydrodipicolinate reductase; the encoded protein is MSEEIRVVVTGAAGRMGREVIKAVLKEQDLNLAGAIDIKAVGTDVGEMVGLPKKGVTVQPELRKVLENTRAHVLVDFTNPQAVIRNAKTALNNGISPVIGTTGLDEVEIEELRKVAERTGLGVLIAPNFALGAVLMMDFTRRAARYFKHVEIIELHHDQKIDAPSGTALKTAQMIEAEREPFRQGHPDEYEKILGVRGGEWKGIRIHSVRLPGLVAHQEVIFGTLGQVLTIRHDSLSRESFMPGVVLGIRRVRHLKGVVIGLENILD
- the dpsA gene encoding dipicolinate synthase subunit DpsA, producing MGLDLSGIEIAVVGGDKRQLYLIPELIRLGAHVTAVGFPPCPELSQVQLSESLEATVKNARVVILPIPGIDPEGRIKTLDANCLLIFTPGIAKLIPPGTLVIIGCAREILRKWAIEFGWKLIEIAELDEVAILNAIPSAEGALQIAMEQLPITIHNSKSFILGFGRLGKTLARMLQGIGAQTTVVARKRADLARIFEMGCRPISFTQLPQVISGAEIIFNTVPALILDEQILSLLQKDVLIIDLASHPGGTDFAAAKRLGLQAILAPGLPGKVAPKTSGQILAQVIPQLILCELSA
- a CDS encoding dipicolinate synthase subunit B; this translates as MRLKGIRIGFVVTGSHCTIEKILGEIERLVAEGADVFPVVSYSVSTMDTRYGKASDWCKKLQEITKKDLIKSIVEAEPVGPGKLFDILVVAPCTGNTLAKLSNGITDTPALMAIKAHLRNQRPVVIAVSTNDGLGLNAQNIAKLLNSKNIYMVPFGQDNPVVKPNSLVARMEKIFDTLCAALDGKQIHPVLVEYSTN
- a CDS encoding aspartate-semialdehyde dehydrogenase, coding for MAKNYQVAVIGATGAVGQEILKVLQERNFPVADIRVMASPRSEGKKIKFGSEELTVQAARPDTFKGVEIAFFAGGPISKELVPEAVNKGAVVIDNSSTFRLEPWVPLVVPEVNPEDIDTHQGVIANPNCSTIILVVPLKPIHEAARIKRIVISTYQAVSGAGREAIEELLSQTKQVLAGEPVQPQIFPYQIAFNLIPHIDTFGENGYSREEMKLLLETQKILHDQEIKITATTVRVPVIRSHSESVNIETEKKLTPEEVREILIQAPGIIVQDDLPNLQYPMPLSSSNRDEVFVGRIRSDFSHERALNLWIVADQLRKGAATNAVQIAEILVNRNLL
- the dapA gene encoding 4-hydroxy-tetrahydrodipicolinate synthase, yielding MKDFGRVLTAMVTPFTENGEVAYEQAATLARHLIKTGSDGIVVSGTTGESPVLTKEEKGKLFAVVKEAAGDQATVIAGTGSNDTRASIELTKIAEKTGVDGIMLVTPYYNKPSQEGLYQHFKAIAQETSLPIIVYNVPGRTSVNLLPGTLVRLAEIDNIVAVKEASGNLDQVAEIKRTTPQNFIIYSGDDSLTLPMLALGCYGVISVASHVAGKLINKMINSFVAGKIEEAKEIHLKIFPLLKVLFITTNPVPVKAAVKLIGIDAGPPRLPLVEATVQEVEAIGKVMKELKLID
- a CDS encoding ribonuclease J, which produces MKEGNSVLIIPLGGLGEIGKNIMALRIHNDIIVIDCGLMFPEDEMLGIDLVIPDISYLLENREYVRGIILTHGHEDHIGALPYILRELNVPIYGTRLTLGLLEAKLKESNFAEPINTWCINPGEAFKLGPFHVEFIRVSHSIADAVALGIKTPCGTIVHTGDFKLDQTPVNNETIDYHKFAELGKQGVLVLLSDSTNVERPGYTLSERVVGETFEETFRNASERIIIASFASNIHRIQQAITTASKFNRKVAVVGRSMINVVNIASELGYLEIPPGTLVDLDEIELFPKYKVVILTTGSQGEPMSALTRMAMCDHKRIEIIPGDTVIISASPIPGNEKLVHRTIDHLFRQGAEVIYEPFSGVHVSGHASQEELKLMLNLVKPKFFMPIHGEYRHLIKHAQLAREVGIPPSNIFVAENGQVLECNPERGAIIGRVTAGKVLVDGLGIGDVGNIVLRDRKQLSQDGIFIIVVTINKETGAVIAGPDIVSRGFVYVRESEELLEEAKEKIRDILKHCEEQQTTEWATIKSYMRETVGKFLYERTRRRPMILPIIMEV
- a CDS encoding MerR family transcriptional regulator, producing the protein MVELKRGFRTSEVSRLTGLTPRQLDHWDRTGLLKPSLAGAAGKGSTRFYSFLDVVQLRVARELRAAGVSLQALRQVIEYLRAEGLKQPLAEAKLVVSGSDILLVRGQSELVSVLNAPGQGVLQLVLDLPRMVKKVEQEIAKLKEPA
- a CDS encoding ATP-dependent Clp protease proteolytic subunit; translation: MKLQNQPQDPGATREPRKRKTTQGVRKIDTIKEFGQLNIPNVKTNIHCVPIVGQIEGHLVLPPQNKTTKYEHIIPQLVAVEQNPEIEALLIILNTVGGDVEAGLAIAEMIVSMSKPTVSLILGGGHSIGVPVAVSAQHSFIAETATMTIHPIRLSGLVIGVPQTYEYLDKMQDRVVRFVAKHSRITEEKFRELMFRTGELARDIGTVLVGQDAVEVGLIDEVGGLGEAVRKLQELIKESKREGGIVQ